The genomic window CTCGGCGTGTTCGTCAGCTGCTGGACGCCCTTCGCCCTTTATGGTTTACTGGGTGATGCATCTAGCTCGCCCCTGTATACGTACGCTACGCTAGTGCCGGCGGCGGGGAACTCTCTGCTCAACCCTCTGCTGTATAGCCTGAGGAACAGAGACATACGCAAGGTGCTGCTGCACGCCTGCtgtcctcacagacacacacacaacacacacaggccTGTCGACTTGTAggatggagacacacacacacactgtcctatATAACTGTaacacatacaaatacacatcatcatcatcatcacttgcACTTCAGATAAGAAGCAATCAGAATGTACTGTTCCAGAAGGCAGCCATCTTGGAATCAGCTGGAGTAAGCTCTGTCATTGGCTGTGAGACCTGACGTACTGTATCATCTCAACATGTGCCTCATCCTCAACTAACATGAAGACAATCCACTCTGATGCAATCACAGAGGTCCAGCTATCGTAATTAATCTGGATCCTTGGTGGGACTATACTATGCTGCTGTCGGtgatggaaaggtcaaatgcagAGTAACTTGAAGGACTCTTAAACTCTTATAAAGGTTTTGCAGAAATACTGTAAAAGGCACCTTAACTATCTCTGAAAAGGTTTCCGTTTGCCAatgttatttgtattttttataaaattTATGAATGTTGTCTTTTTCTACTTcaaaataaaagctaatttattttgtacaaaaAGTGAAGTGGAGTCTCCGTCTTTCTActcgcatgcatgcacgcacacacacacacacacacacacacacgcacacacacacacacacacacacacacacacacacacacacacagacttacttGACTTAAGCCCATAGTCTGTTGTTGATTGTCCTACATCTCACTCGGTTTGAAGCTAGTTTTCCCAGGTCACACCAGTTGAGGCCGCTCTCAGTCTGTAGTCTGGACGTCTCTCCTCCAAGTGTTTCTGGGTCACCCTCTGTTTCCTTTCCCCTGTGGGTTCCATTTCACCCACTGGGACAGACGTCAATtaaatgtctattccacgttggttcaatgtaatttaattgaaatgacatggacacaatgttgattcaaccaatgtgtgcccagtgggcagggACTGCCGAGTGATGATGGATGTCGGTTTCTGAAGGGTGTCCAATCCAACCACTCATCTTTTTATTTTTCAGGAGGATCTTGAACATGGTGGATGGACTGACAACCTGAAAAATGAAATGTGGACCTGTGGGAGAAAACTGGAACGGAACCCATTGACCTACACAAATATAGTAAATATTAttttgaatcaacaaatcacattACAGTTGAGAAGGATTCAAGCATTTCATAGGTCATGGATATactgcacaggaggttggtggcactgtAACTGGGGGAagacaggcttgtggtaatggctggagtggaataagtggaatggtatcaaatacatcaaacacatggtttccatgtgtttgatgccatttcattctctccgttccagccattattatgagccgtcctcccctcagcagcctccactgatatacagtatggacacATGGATACAGAAAGCaacttcttctccatacagcaaGGCTACCCATGACAGCTGACACAGAGCAGTACCTCGCTAGCTGCTTTGCCTTTCTCCTATGCAGGCCTGCAATCTGAAGGCTACGTACTGTCAGCCTAactaccttagccaaatacatttaaactcagtttttcacaattcctgacatttaatcagagtaaaaattccctgtcttaggtcagttaggatcaccactttattttaagaatgtgaaatgtcagaataatagtagagagaatgatttatttcagcttttatttctttcatcacattcccagtgggtcagaagtttacatacactgaattagtatttggtagcattgcctttaaattgtttaacttgggtcaaacgttttgggtagccttccacaagcttcccacaggagaattttgacccattcctcctgatagagctgctgtaactgagtcaggtttgtaggcctccttgctcgcacacgcttgttcagttctgcccacaaaatgtctataggattgaggtcagggctttgtgatggccactccaataccttgactttgttgtccttaagccattttgccacaactttggaagtatgcttggggtcattgtccatttggaagacccatttgcgaccaagctttaacttcctgactgatgtcttgagatgttgcttcaatatatccacataattttccttcctcatgatgccatctattttgtgaagtgcaccagtccctcctgcagcaaagcacccccacagcatgatgctgccacccccgtgcttcacagttgggatggtgttcttcgacttgcaagacgaacgtggtaccttcaggcgtttggaaattgctcccaaggatgaaccggacttgtggaggtctaccattttttttctgaggtcttggctgatttcttttgattttcccattatgtcaagcaaagaggcactgagtttgaaggtaggccttgaaatacatccacaggtacacctccaattgactcaaattatgtcaattagcctatcagaagcttccaaagccatgacatcattttctggaattttccaagctgtttaaaggcacagtcaacttagtgtatgtaaacttctgacccactggaattttgatacagtgaattataagtgaaataatctctgtaaacaattgttggaaaaattacttgtgtcatgcacaaagtagacgtcctaaccgacttgccaaaactatagtttattaacaagaaatgtgtggagtggttgaaaaacaagttttaatgaacctaagtgtatgtaaacttccgacttcaactgtacatgggcAAGACTCCCAAATATCAGCACTACGTTTGCACTGATAACCAAGGCTATTCAGGTGTGACATGGGGGGCTGGTACTTCAGCAACTTGTCATCAAAGGCCTGCTCCACGTAGGGGTGAAAATAGCAACCCTCTTCCAAAATGAGCACCTCCCTCCGGCCTCCCCCACAACAACAATATCTGACATATAAGAAAACATCATCAACATGCATGAATATGCACTGATGGTGTTACCGCCGGTCTCACCTCATTAGCTATCAGGTTGACGAAGCGGTCACGTCTAGCGATGTATAAGTCCTTGTATGAACAGCAATCATTAACAATATGTGAAACAGACTCCATTACATTTGACTCATGTAAGATACAAAACGGATGATGGTTTGCAGGGTACCAGAGTGCTAGGTTGTATTTTGTTGGTAGAACCTGAAGCCTCGCCTTAACAGTGCTCAGTGTCCTCGCCAATAGCAGCATTCTGGTACATGGGATGGTAGCTGGCGAGTGGGGGAAACAAGTTGTAGAGCTTGCCCATGACTATTCAATCAGGCTTGATATGATTGACATTTCCCCTCTGCCTGTGGTCATGAAGCTAGGGGCTGTGAGAGAAGTGGCTTTAGCAACGGTTCAACATCTGTTTGCCAATGTGCATATCCCACAGAAGGTTTGAAGGGAAATGAACAACAAAACTGTTCAAGTAGGGAGAAAGTTGCTAtccttaaacacacacaccaccagtgAAGTTATCTTTCTGAGCCAATAAGAGGGGGGTGTCCCAAACGGAGGATTTAAATATTTATAACCCAGTGTGAATATTCATAGTGTTCTTTGTGAAgtgtcagaacacacacacacacacatacacacacacacacacacacacacatagggcaTGTTCCTCAACTAAGGCGAGGCGATGCAACAACCAATGGGCGAACTCTGCCGTTTCACGCTGGGTTCATAGTCCAAAAACGTAtccagagacggaagaggaagcgagacacccCACTCAACGATTTTCTCTGGTTCAAtgaaagtcaatgaactaagtagaccagacccagctcgGGTCATAACCTCAGAGCatgaatataaaatgttaatatcttCGGATGTGagtgatgaaaaaaaaaaaacggccTCGGTGACAATCATTTGAATAATTTTGTAATTTGACTTCTCTATGGGAATTGTCTTTCTCTGCCGTGATTCAGTTAAACTGCTGTACCGAAGCAATACTGTAGGTGCAGTCAAAAGCGTGCTTCCAGACTGGAACCCTGGGCCCTTGGTCTCAACAGCCGAGCTCATGCAGCTCATTGACCAAATTAATATTTGGCGGGAAAAAGGGAGCCGAGCACCAAGTTATGCTAATTACCTCCATCTACATGGGAGGTGTGAATTGCAGGCTAATACCACTGCCATGTGACAGGTAGCCTAGAATCCACAATAGCCTAGCCATTAGCCCAAACAAAGAAAATTATATTTGTGCATCCAGGTATACTTATATGGGTGAATCAATTTATTTTTATGACATAATTTCATATGATTTAATACGTTATTAACAAAGTATGTTCCATTTGAAgtataaaacaaaaataaacattATTACATGAAACAAAACATTTAATAATTTTAAGACTACAGGAAATAGGTTTACCGCTATGTTAAACAACTGCAGTAATGGATGCGTTGGTTTTCAACAGCCTGGTGGCTATTGTAGTCTTTTGACTGTAGAAAAACAGGGATCTCTAAAGTTGTGCCAGGAGGCGCAGGCAGCATGCGAGGGCAGGAGGGGAAACTGCACAGACGCCTTTCCTAGTCGGTCTGGAACTCAACCATATACATAATCTACACAGCACACAAATGCACTCGAAACAGCAGTGTAGTTCATTGTATCTTTATTATTGTAATAATCGTCACTGATAAagttgagagacagacaggacaagCAGAAACAGGTGGTTGGATATTAACATGCTCAGGTCTGATTGTGGCATTACACTTTGGCTTTAAAACAAACAGAAGGCACTTAAACAGAAGAGGATCAAGTTGTCTCTtagacacagatctaggatcagttaccCTTTATCCAATCCTATGGTTATGATGGGAAAGAAACACAAacctgaccttagatcagtgtctaagGGTAACTTTATCCTCCTCGCACATAAACATGAAAAGCAAAGGCACTTATGGAGGGGCGGGACTAGGGCAAGAGAGGGATCACTGATTGGTCAGATAATGTTTTGACTGATAGGGGCCAGCATGGTTTTAGTATTCAGCTAGGGCTGACTCAGAACATTACAGAAATGTTAGATAAGGTTCGGACCCCCCCCATCCGTGAATGAGTCCCTCTGTCGCCCAGGTAACAGTTCCCATGCCAaccacagagagaaagacaggtaaAAAAAGAACAAGGAGAAAACAGCAATAAAAACCTTTCTTTGTGTTCTTGGTATTATTTAACACATCTTATAATTATCTTAAAGTAAAATATGAATACAGTTAATCAATTATACCATAATGGGACTGTCTGTATGCATGTAAGGATCAATATATGTacggtatactgtatgtgtgtttgtgtgttgataTCCGTGTCTAGCCTATGAGAGTATAATTATCATTACCTTTGGCTCTCTGcaccttataataataataataataataataattggctTTTTGATATTTGGACCATTCTCATATTGAAATCATTGGCTTTTCAGTTCAGTTCTACATAAACATACAGGGAATGTGATTGGCTTAGACAGGAGTGGGGAACACTGAGGAAGAGTGTagtagtgacacacacacactggcacacacaaaCTTATCTTTGGACCTCTACTCCTTAGATAATTGGTTATAAAGAAGTAATGGGATAAGGACATGATGCATTCTCTCTGAGGAGGACCGAGGAAGACCATGAGGGTGGCGGTGATGAAGGAGGTCTCACTCGGACCAATCGTCATCGCCCATCTCCGAGGAGTCATCCTCACTGTCGCTGCACTCCACAGCAATACGGCGAGACAAGATGGCCGCCACGTCGTTGCCGTAGTTATCCTTCTTCTCCTGCTCTTTCTGTTCCTCCACCTTACGCAGGTTAAAACCtgccagagagaaagggagggagagagaggggggattagggtgtgtctgtatgtctgtctgtctgtctgtctgtctgtctatagagataaatatatatatgtcgTACCTTGCCGGATAGCCGACAGCAGGTCACTGTGAGCGTCAGCAGGGGCTTCTGGCTGAGCCTGGGTGGATttaagaggagggggaggagggccagaagaggggggaggagggcctgggggaggcggaggaggaggaggaggtgcgcCACCACcctggggaagagagggggaggcggtggagagatggaggtctgagaggaaggaggaggtggGGCAGGGGGGAGGGATAggcggaggaagagagaggagggggagcagGTGGGGAAGAGTCAAAtccagaggggggaggagggggagggattcCGAAGCCAgcggaggggggaggaggaggtggggcaGGGGGAGAGCCCAGGTTGGGCCGGGCGCCAATGGGAGCAGAAGAGGGCATGGGAGGGGCTGGAGGGGGGTGTGTGGGGCTCAGAACGCTGGTGCGCTTCTGGGTTGGTGCTCCGTACTGTCCGTCATGATACCTGCCAATGAGAGAGCAGGGGAAGGATTAAGGTCAGCGCACGGATTCTCCAAAACACAACTTTCGGCAAACGATTTTGTCCACTTGAGATGAAGGGTGTTGACTGGCGAGTAAATACTAATGCTAACAACGCTAAATTAGCATAACATATGTGTAAAAACGACAGTATATGCACAATTTAAATGTGCATACACTGCTCCACTCCATCCCTGTTACATACGTCATGTCTGGGGGTGGAGGGGGTAGGAAGTCGTCCGGggcggggggagggaggggggagccaGGATCGAAGGCGTATGACCCTGTACTCTGGTCCAAACCATCAGGGGAGTAACAGCCTTCTCCTGAACCAATACTGCCATTCAGACCCTCAAGAGATTCTCTACATACAAAATGCACAAAAAAAAGAGTGAATATTTTCATCAATGACAACACAATTAAACAGTTTAAAACCATTCTATAGGACAACACTCTCCTGTACACACTCACGATCTCCCTCCCTCATATTCTCTTTCTCCTCACTCCACTTCATACACTCTCGCCCcaccctctttctcctctctccatttctcgccctgttctcattctctctcctctctcaccccatGTCATTCTTGGGCACCACAAACTCCTCCCCCATCTTGAGCCGTTCCCACTCATCCTTCCTGGTCTTGATCTTCCTGGGATTCAGAGTCCGCATATTCTGAttgtccttcttctccttctactcagacagagagataaagtgaGGGGGGTGacaaagagagaggaaaggagggagagagtgagaggagcgagagagaaagagatagacagggagggagagagacggagagagcgtgcgagagagagacagagagaaagacagggaaatagagagagaaagagagaaacaacaGGAAAGGGCAATTTAACAGCGCTATAAGTGCACTTCCTTGTTTTGTTTAAGCAGGAGATGAGATGCATTTACCAACAGGCCGAAAACAAACTCCACTGTCTCATTgaaggacgtgtgtgtgtgtgtagactaacaggtgtagactaacagtgaaatgcttacttacgggcccttccccacaatgcagagagaaacatagaaacataatagaaaaataataacacgaggaataaatacactgagtaacgataacttggttatatacacggggtaccagtacccagttgacgtgcaggggtacgaggcaattgaggtagatatgtacagtgcattcagaaagtattcagaccccttccccacgttttgttacgttagagccttattctgaaattgattgaattcattttttcccattttttcccttatcaatctacacacaataccccataatgacaaagcaaaaacaggctgtgtgcttagggtcattgtcctgttggtaggtgaaccttcaccccagtctcaggtcctgagtgctctggagcaggttttcatcaaggatctctctgtactttgctccgttaatctttccctcgatcctgactaatctcccagtcccttccactgaaaaacatccctacagcatgatgctgccaccaccatgcttcccggtagggatggtgccaggtttcctccagacgtaacgcttggcattcaggccaaaaagttgaatcttggtttcatcagatcagagaatcttgtttctcatggtctgagagtccttaggtgcattttggcaaactccaagcgggctgtcatgtgccttttactgaggagtggcttctgtctggccactctaccataaaggcctgattggtggagtgctgcagagatggttgtcctgctagaaggttctcccatctccacagaggaactctggagcgtgaccatcgggttcttggtcacctccctgatcaaagTCCTTctcaccgattgctcagtttggccgggcggccagctctaggaagagtcttttacatttacattttagtcatttagcagacgctcttatccagagcgacttacagttagtgaatacatattttttttatactggccccccgtgggaatcgaacccacaaccctggcgttgcaaacgccatgctctatcaactgagctacatccctgccggccattccctcccctaccctggacgacgctgggccaattgtgcgccgcccatgagtctcccggtcgcggtcggctgcgacagagcctggattcgaaccaggatctctagtggcacagttagcactgcgatgcagtgccttagaccactgcgccactcaggagtacagtcttggtgattccaaacttcttcgatttaagaatgatggaggccactgtgttcttggggaccttcaatgctgcagagatgttttggtacccttccccagatctgtgccttgacaaaatcatgtctcggagctctacggacaattcattcgacctcatggctaggtttttgctctgacatgcactgtcaactgtgggaccttatatagacaggtgtgtgtctttccaaatcatgtccaatcaattgaatttaccacaggtggactccaatcaagttgtagaaacatcccaaggatgatcaatggaatcagaatgcaccttagctcaatttcgagtctcatagcaaaaggtctgaatacttatgtaaatacgttttttctgtattttattttgtataaatgtgcaaaactttctaaaaacctgtttttgctttgacataatggggtattgggtattgatgaggaaaaaatgaaatttaatccattttagattaaggctgtaacgtaacaaaatgtggaaaaagggaaggggtctgaatactttccgaatgcactgtacatatacactgagtgtacaaaatatttggaacaccttcctaatattgagttgcacccccttttgccctcagaacagcctcaattcgtcgaggcatgactccacaaggtgtcgaaagcgttccaccgggatactggcccatgcttcccacagttgtgtcaagttggctggatgtcctttggatggtggaccattcttgctacacacaggaaactgttgagcatgaaaatcccaacagcgttgcaattcttgacacagtCAAACTGGAGCGCCTGGCACCAACtagcataccccgttcaaaggcacttaaatcttttgtcttgcccattcaccctctgaatgacacacatacacaatctgtctcaactgtctcaaaggcttaaaaatccttctttaaccggtctcctccccttcatctaaactgattgaagtggattcaacaggtaacatcaataagggatcatagctttcacttggattcacctggtccgtctatgttatggaaagagcatgttttgtacactcagtgtaggtaggggtaaagttacTAGGCAACAGAATAGATAAACAATAGCAGCAGtgaatgtgatgagtcaaaagagttagtcaatgcagatagtccgggtagctatttggttaaatatttgtcagtcttatggcttgggggtagaagctgttcacggttctgttggttccagacttggtgcatccgtactgcttgctgtgcggtagcagagagaacagtctatgacttgggtgcctagagtctttgacaatttttagggccttcctttcacactgcctgatatagaggtcctggatggcagggagctcggccccagtgatgtactgggccgtacgcacaaccctctgtagcgccttgctgccggatgccaagcagttgccatactaagCTATAATGAAGACAGTCAAGAAGCTCTCAATGGAGCatcctttttgaggatctgagggccaatgccaaatctttaccattgtcgtgccttcttcacgactgtgttggtgtgtgtggatcaTGTTAATtcattagtgatgtggacactgaggaacttgaagccctCAACCCACTCCACtgatgtggatgggggcctgCTCCGTCctcagtttcctgtagtccacgatcagctcctttgtcctgctgatgttgagggagacgTTGTTGTCCTCGGACCacacagtgatcaggcctaccagttctgtcgtcagcaaacttaattgtgttggagtcgtgggtgaacagggagtacaggaggggactaaaggCGTCCACATGCTTCACCGCCGAAACAGTTCAGAAGAGATTGTgtatatattatgacaacattttgtgccATTTTTGTTTGTAAGTtttcggctaccgacttcgggCACACACAAAAGAATCtagaggcaagccgaagtcggtagccatagtcggtagccgaagtcggtagccgaagtctacgccccttcgtctgtgattggtcaacagtagggattcttcaataaaatatttgttgtcattcaatgagagatgactcgttttcatgcacattcttTCATTGCGAAATAATGCACCAAACACTtggatgtaaaattgcgcgactaagatctccttggcaaaaacataaaaattaatgacagatttcttgagttgaTTGAGATTAATTAATAAGACTATTTTGAgaaagtgtatactggctacggcgtctcaaaatggacaaacagtaccgtaggtcttttaagggagtatgcaagcACACTTGTTCGGGCCAGCCGAACTGAAGTTTGCTGACGCCTTaagcacgcaccactgaggggccccccgtgttcaggatcagcgtggcagatgtgctgttacctaccctcaccaccttggggcgacccgtcaggaagtccaagattcagttgctaaatgtaaatgtaatgttggggtgaattggagtgggtccaggatgtctgggatgatggtgttgatgtaagccatgaccagcctttcaaagtatttaatggctacagatgtgagtgctatgggccgATAGACAGGTTACTTTGGCAGTCTTTGGTCTCCttgagtcagggagaggttgaaaatatcagtgaagacacttaacagctggtcagcgcatgctctgaatacgtgtcctggtaatccttctggccctacaaccttgtgaatgttaacctgttttaaggtcttactcacatcggctatggacaacgagatcacacagttgtccggaacagctggttgcatgattcagtgttgcttgcctcaacgcaagcatagaaggcatttaactcgtctggtaggctcacgtcactgagcagctgggtttccctttgtaatctgtgatagtttgtaagccctgccacatccgacgagcgtcagagccggagtagtaggattcgatcgtagtcctgtatttacgctttgcctgtttgatggctcgtcggaagtcttagcaggatttcttataagtgtccggattagtgccccactccttgaaagctgcagctctatcctttagctcagtatggatgttgcctgtaatccatggcttctggttgggatatgtacgtacggtcactgttggGACGACGTTGTTGATgtacttattaatgaagctggtgactgatgtgtttgagtttttgcatgtaagcaggaatcaggaggatagagttatggtcagatttgccaaagggagg from Coregonus clupeaformis isolate EN_2021a chromosome 17, ASM2061545v1, whole genome shotgun sequence includes these protein-coding regions:
- the wasf2 gene encoding LOW QUALITY PROTEIN: wiskott-Aldrich syndrome protein family member 2 (The sequence of the model RefSeq protein was modified relative to this genomic sequence to represent the inferred CDS: inserted 2 bases in 2 codons); protein product: MPLVTRNIEPRHVCRQTIPNTIRSELECVTNISLANIIRQLGSLSKYAEDVFGELFVQAGTFAVRVNTLGERVDRLQVKVTQLDPKEEEVSLQAITQKKAFHSNLTQDQQLFCRPSLPLPVQETYLTCNPPPPLNNLSQYRDDGKDALKFYTDPSYFFDLWKEKMLQDTKDIMKERRKHRKEKKDNQNMRTLNPRKIKTRKDEWERLKMGEEFVVPKNDMGESLEGLNGSIGSGEGCYSPDGLDQSTGSYAFDPGSPLPPPAPDDFLPPPPPDMTYHDGQYGAPTQKRTSVLSPTHPPPAPPMPSSAPIGARPNLGSPPAPPPPPPSAGFGIPPPPPPSGFDSSPPAPPPLSSSAYPXPPAPPPPSSQTSISPPPPXSLPQGGGAPPPPPPPPPGPPPPSSGPPPPPLKSTQAQPEAPADAHSDLLSAIRQGFNLRKVEEQKEQEKKDNYGNDVAAILSRRIAVECSDSEDDSSEMGDDDWSE